A window of Coturnix japonica isolate 7356 chromosome 2, Coturnix japonica 2.1, whole genome shotgun sequence contains these coding sequences:
- the MRPL15 gene encoding 39S ribosomal protein L15, mitochondrial → MNVNGVQGALQLLRTLPKVTLANLRPNPGSKKTERRRGRGRYRGRKCGRGHKGERQRGNRPRLGFEGGQTPFYLSIPKYGFNEGHSCRRQYHPLSLQRLQYLIDLGRVDPTQPIDLTQLTNARGVTIQPYKRDYGVQLVEEGADIFAAKINIEVQRASELAIAAIEKNGGVVTTSFYDPRSLDILIKPVPFFLRGQPIPKRMLPPEDLVRYYTNASNRGYLADPSKVAEARLELAKKYGYTLPDITKDELFKMLSTRKDPRQIFFGLAPGWIVSLADKKILKPTDERLLKYYSS, encoded by the exons ATGAACGTGAATGGTGTGCAGGGcgccctgcagctgctgcggACGCTGCCTAAGGTCACCCTGGCCAACCTGAGGCCCAACCCGGGTTCAAAAAAGACG GAGAGAAGACGTGGCCGTGGACGATACAGAGGTAGAAAGTGTGGTCGAGGTCACAAAGGGGAAAGACAAAGAGGAAATCGCCCCCGATTAGGCTTTGAGGGTGGCCAAACTCCATTTTATTTGTCAATACCAAAATATGGGTTTAATGAGGGACATAG CTGCCGACGTCAGTATCATCCCCTCAGTCTTCAGAGGCTGCAGTACCTGATTGATTTGGGTAGAGTTGACCCTACGCAACCAATTGACTTAACGCAGCTTACTAATGCTAGAGGTGTAACAATACAACCTTACAAACGGGATTATGGTGTCCAGCTGGTGGAAGAG GGTGCTGATATCTttgcagcaaaaataaacattgaaGTGCAAAGGGCATCTGAATTAGCAATTGCAGctatagaaaaaaatggagGTGTCGTTACAACATCGTTCTACGATCCAAGGAGTTTGG ATATTTTAATTAAGCCAGTCCCGTTTTTTCTGCGCGGCCAACCTATTCCAAAGCGAATGCTTCCCCCTGAAGACCTTGTGCGTTACTACACCAATGCAAGTAATCGTGGGTACCTGGCCGATCCATCGAAGGTTGCAGAAGCCAGACTTGAACTTGCCAAGAAGTACGGTTATACCCTACCAGACATAACTAAGGATGAGCTCTTCAAAATGTTAAGTACACGCAAAGACCCTAGGCAGATATTTTTTGGTCTTGCTCCAGGATGGATCGTAAGCCTGGCAGATAAGAAAATTCTGAAGCCAACCGATGAGAGGCTGTTAAAATACTACAGCTCATGA